The genomic segment TCCGCTCGTGATCTTCGTCGGCAACGGCTTCGCGCGTAAAGGTTTACCTTTCATGCTCGAAGCTTGGCCGCTCCTCAAGCGCCGGGCGCATCTGCTCGTGGTCGGGAACGATCGCGACATCGCGGGCTACCGCAAGTGCGCCTCCGAGTTGCGCATTGATCAACAAATTGTGTTTGCCGGAGCGCAACCGAACGCAGCGCGCCTGATGCACGCGGCGGACGCGCTGGCGCTGCCCTCGCTGTTCGAGCCGTTCGGCAATGTGATTGTCGAGGCGATGGCATCGGGGCTGCCGGTCATGTCGAGCGTTTACTGCGGTGCGAGCGAAGTCCTGCCCGCTTCAATGCGCCCGTTTTGTCTCGAGGATCCGACCGATGCCGGCGAGATCGCCTTGCGGCTCGATATGCTGCTCGACGCCGCGCCCACTCTGCGCGAAGAAGCGCGGGCGGCAGCGGCAGAGTTTACCTGGGAGCGCTATGGCGCCGAGCTGAACGCGATCGTCGCGACGATGCGCTAGCTGCCGAGGCCGTCGAACATCCCGCGCGCCACGGCGAGGCGCCGCTCCTCCCGCGCAACGCGCTCGACGCCGGCTCCGAAAGCGCGAATGACCAGGAGACGCATCCAGGCGACCGCACACTTGGTCAGCACGTCCAACGCGGAATGCTTTTCGTGCAGCATCCGGCATCGCCCGCGCTCGCGCGCGATACGGATGAAGCGCGCGCGATCGGCGCGCGCGGTATCGACTTCGTGATAGACGACAGCCTGGGGCGCGTAGCCGATTCGAAATCCGGCGTGCCTAAGGCGTGCCGACATCTCGGTTTCCTCTTCATGGCCGCAGGCCCCGGGCCCGAGGCGCTCGTCGAAGGGACCGACCTGCTTAAGCGCCGTCGCGCGAAAGGCCATGTTCGCGCCTAGCGCGCCGCGCACATCGCACACATCGTCGCCGTAATCGTAGATCGGCAGATCGAGATACACGGCCATCGCACCGGCCTTGGCCCTGGGATCCTCGGCCGGCAAGACTCGCCCCGCCATCGCCGCGTATCCAGGATGCGCCGCGAAAAAGGCCTCGACCGCATCGAGGTAGCCGTTGCTGACGATCAGATCGTCGTCGAGGAAAACGAGAATCTCGCCGCGCGCCGCAGCAATCGCGCGATTCTGAATCCGGCACTTGCCAGGCCGCGAATCGTGAAGATGCGTGATCGCGATGCCGGCGTCGGGCAACGCGCTCTTCTCACCGGAGCCATTCTCGGCAACGAGCAACTCGCGCTCGCCGCTCGATATTTGCGGTGCGAGACTATGAATGAGCCGCGCGAGCGGCTCCGTTCGCATATGCGTCGCAATGATAACCGAAATCTTCACCAGCAACGCGGCTCTGAACCCCGTCTCCCTGACCAGGGAGAGGTCGACGCCGTATCGCGGCGTCGGGTGAGGGTCGCCCGGATTCTCTTTGCAGCCAGCAACAAAATACCCTCACCCTAGCCCTCTCCCTGGTGAGGGAGAGGGGACGAAGGGGGCATGGAGAGTGAGGAAGTTGTGGCCTCGGTCGCGGCGAACTTCCGGAATCTCATGATGATGTTCTCATCCAGCAGCAGGCTCGGGCTGGTCATGAATTTCAGTAACTGCCGGTTGATCTCCCACTGCGCGTCGTCCTTGGCTGCGCCGCGATAGACCATCCACGAGTAGCCGGCGATGAACGGGTACAGCATGGGCATCATGATTCGCGAGCGTATCTTGCGCTTGGCGCGGCCGACGGCGTCCATCCGGAGGCCCTTGCCCCATGCGATCCAGTGTAGATCGTTGAGGCCCATCACGTTCCAGTTGCGGCCGTCCTCGACGCGATACTTGTAGGGCAGAGGCGCGCGCCGGCCGCGATAGTATCCTGTAAGCAGGTAGTGCACGCGCGAGGCGACGTTGAGCCGGTTCGGAGTCGTGACGATCGCCGTGCCGCCCGGCTTAAGCACGCGCGCGATCTCGTCGATCATGTGCGGGATGTCCGGCAGATGCTCGATCACTTCGAGCATCGAGACCAGATCGAAACTTTCGGACTTGAATGGAAGATCATGATTCAGGTTGACCGCGACCCATCCGGGGCCACGCGGATGGAACTCGGTCGGG from the Candidatus Binataceae bacterium genome contains:
- a CDS encoding glycosyltransferase, encoding MKISVIIATHMRTEPLARLIHSLAPQISSGERELLVAENGSGEKSALPDAGIAITHLHDSRPGKCRIQNRAIAAARGEILVFLDDDLIVSNGYLDAVEAFFAAHPGYAAMAGRVLPAEDPRAKAGAMAVYLDLPIYDYGDDVCDVRGALGANMAFRATALKQVGPFDERLGPGACGHEEETEMSARLRHAGFRIGYAPQAVVYHEVDTARADRARFIRIARERGRCRMLHEKHSALDVLTKCAVAWMRLLVIRAFGAGVERVAREERRLAVARGMFDGLGS
- a CDS encoding class I SAM-dependent methyltransferase, which produces MNPRITGAIALAPDPRPGSLALDLSAGYGDSTKLLEERGWRVIPTEFHPRGPGWVAVNLNHDLPFKSESFDLVSMLEVIEHLPDIPHMIDEIARVLKPGGTAIVTTPNRLNVASRVHYLLTGYYRGRRAPLPYKYRVEDGRNWNVMGLNDLHWIAWGKGLRMDAVGRAKRKIRSRIMMPMLYPFIAGYSWMVYRGAAKDDAQWEINRQLLKFMTSPSLLLDENIIMRFRKFAATEATTSSLSMPPSSPLPHQGEG